Proteins encoded in a region of the Zea mays cultivar B73 chromosome 4, Zm-B73-REFERENCE-NAM-5.0, whole genome shotgun sequence genome:
- the LOC100283215 gene encoding 14-3-3-like protein A: MAAAAAAAGTREEMVYMAKLAEQAERYEEMVEFMEKVAAAAELTVEERNLLSVAYKNVIGARRASWRIVSSIEHKEETRGAAGHAAAARGYRARVEAELSGICAGILRLLDERLVPAAAAVDARVFYLKMKGDYHRYLAEFKTGAERKDAADSTLAAYQAAQDIAVKELPPTHPIRLGLALNFSVFYYEILSSPDRACSLAKQAFDEAISELDSLGEESYKDSTLIMQLLRDNLTLWTSDMQEDGGDEMRDANKPDEEQ, translated from the exons atggccgccgccgccgccgccgccggcaccCGGGAGGAGATGGTCTACATGGCCAAGCTAGCGGAGCAGGCGGAGCGGTACGAGGAGATGGTCGAGTTCATGGAGAAGGTCGCGGCCGCCGCAGAGCTCACCGTCGAGGAGCGCAACCTGCTCTCCGTCGCCTACAAGAACGTCATCGGCGCGCGCCGCGCCTCCTGGCGCATCGTCTCCTCCATCGAGCACAAGGAGGAGACGCGGGGCGCGGCGgggcacgccgccgccgccagggGGTACCGCGCGCGCGTCGAGGCCGAGCTCTCCGGGATCTGCGCGGGGATCCTGCGCCTCCTCGACGAGCGCCTCgtgccggcggcggcggccgtggACGCCAGGGTCTTCTACCTCAAGATGAAGGGGGACTACCACCGCTACCTCGCCGAGTTCAAGACCGGCGCCGAGCGCAAGGACGCCGCGGACTCCACGCTCGCCGCCTACCAGGCCGCGCAG GACATCGCCGTCAAGGAGCTGCCGCCCACGCATCCCATCAGGCTCGGCCTCGCCCTCAACTTCTCCGTCTTCTACTACGAGATCCTCAGCTCGCCGGACCGCGCCTGCTCGCTGGCCAAGCAG GCCTTCGACGAAGCTATTTCAGAGCTGGATAGTCTTGGGGAAGAGTCGTACAAGGATAGCACACTCATCATGCAGCTTCTTCGTGACAACCTCACCTTGTGGACTTCTGACATGCAG GAGGATGGTGGCGATGAAATGCGGGATGCAAACAAGCCTGACGAGGAGCAGTAG